A region of Herpetosiphonaceae bacterium DNA encodes the following proteins:
- a CDS encoding BON domain-containing protein, with product MTERDQPIPPGHTPQHRPEQEPRPDPTPEQDEGHSTEFLKQLAGSHTDGTAYIDAEDVDRLEGISMTDVYEGDTDVNQELVEGEAERFDLLVERELREGETDDVMEAVEEGLTYVPPIDPPITFDHDNPESIAVATGTDISARDPQFAESGLDTAHMGDDDMEALVRRSLRDDSATSHLADRLSLAVINGLVIIRGEIDDIDDSDNIIGVVSDIPGVQEVRDQTVVRGL from the coding sequence ATGACAGAGCGAGATCAACCTATTCCCCCCGGACATACACCGCAGCATCGCCCGGAGCAGGAGCCGCGTCCCGACCCAACGCCCGAACAGGACGAGGGCCACAGTACGGAGTTTCTGAAGCAGCTCGCGGGCAGCCATACCGATGGAACGGCCTATATCGACGCCGAAGATGTCGATCGGCTCGAAGGCATCAGCATGACCGATGTCTACGAGGGCGATACCGATGTCAACCAGGAGCTTGTCGAGGGCGAGGCCGAACGCTTCGATCTGCTGGTGGAGCGCGAGCTGCGCGAGGGCGAAACCGACGACGTGATGGAGGCGGTCGAGGAAGGGCTGACGTACGTGCCGCCGATCGATCCGCCGATCACCTTCGACCACGATAATCCTGAGTCGATCGCGGTGGCGACGGGCACCGACATCAGCGCGCGCGACCCCCAGTTTGCCGAGAGCGGCCTCGACACCGCGCACATGGGCGACGACGATATGGAAGCCCTGGTGCGGCGCTCGCTGCGCGACGATAGCGCTACGTCGCACCTTGCGGATCGGCTGAGCCTCGCCGTGATCAACGGCCTGGTGATCATCCGGGGCGAGATCGACGACATCGACGACAGCGATAATATCATCGGCGTCGTCAGCGATATACCCGGCGTGCAAGAGGTGCGCGACCAGACGGTGGTGCGCGGCCTGTAG